Proteins encoded in a region of the Nocardia asteroides genome:
- a CDS encoding 2-isopropylmalate synthase yields the protein MPSHRYRDIYQRVEVPLTQRHWPDARITRAPLWVPVDLRDGNQALAEPMDPARKRRFFELMIAMGYKEIEVGYPSASQTDFDFVRLIAEDDLAPEDVTIVVFTPARRDLIARTVASIRGIPNHVVIHMYTATAPAWRDIVLGKDRAALRELILDGGRAVLAGAGDLPNVRFEFSPEVFNLTEPDYVLDICDRMTTLWDATVRRPVILNLPATVEVATPNVYADQIEYMHRNLARRDSVILSVHPHNDRGTGIACAELAVLAGAQRVEGCVFGNGERTGNVDIATLALNLHAQGVDPMIDFSDIDEIRRTVEYCTRMPIHERHPYVGDLVHTAFSGTHQDAIKKGMAEHRARAAATGIEERELDWHVPYLPIDPTDLGRGYDGVIRVNSQSGKGGIAYLLHTEYGMDLPRRLQIDFAGHVQGLADDTGVEITAAELLELFEAIYCEDQSWLDLKEWRTSGDGAAALTEMTLTVDGVAHHIRRRGGGPVAVLTEALAAAGYPIEVLGLTQQSIERGNDSAAITYLEYRSGEHTGWSCGRSDSVLAASLAAVVRAAGRSARR from the coding sequence ATGCCCTCGCATCGCTACCGTGACATCTACCAGCGCGTGGAAGTGCCGCTCACGCAGAGGCATTGGCCCGACGCCAGGATCACCCGGGCGCCCCTGTGGGTGCCGGTCGACTTGCGCGACGGCAACCAAGCCCTCGCCGAGCCGATGGACCCGGCGCGCAAGCGGCGCTTCTTCGAACTCATGATCGCCATGGGTTACAAGGAGATCGAGGTGGGCTATCCCTCGGCCTCCCAAACCGACTTCGACTTCGTCCGGCTCATCGCCGAGGACGATCTCGCACCCGAGGACGTGACGATCGTCGTCTTCACCCCGGCGCGTCGCGATCTCATCGCGCGCACCGTGGCCTCCATCCGGGGCATACCCAACCACGTCGTGATCCACATGTACACCGCCACGGCTCCCGCTTGGCGCGACATCGTGCTCGGCAAGGACCGCGCGGCGCTGCGCGAGCTGATCCTCGACGGCGGCCGTGCCGTGCTGGCCGGCGCCGGGGACCTGCCGAACGTGCGATTCGAGTTCTCACCCGAGGTGTTCAATCTGACCGAGCCCGATTACGTGCTCGACATCTGCGACCGGATGACCACGTTGTGGGACGCCACCGTGCGGCGGCCGGTCATCTTGAACCTGCCCGCCACCGTCGAGGTCGCCACCCCGAACGTCTATGCCGATCAGATCGAATACATGCACCGCAATCTGGCCCGCCGCGACAGCGTGATCCTGTCGGTGCACCCGCACAACGATCGCGGCACCGGCATCGCGTGCGCCGAGCTGGCGGTGCTCGCGGGCGCGCAACGCGTCGAGGGCTGCGTCTTCGGCAACGGTGAACGCACCGGCAACGTCGACATCGCCACGCTGGCGCTGAACCTGCATGCCCAAGGTGTGGACCCGATGATCGACTTCTCCGACATCGACGAGATCCGCCGCACCGTCGAATACTGCACGCGCATGCCGATTCACGAACGTCACCCGTACGTCGGCGACCTGGTGCACACCGCGTTCTCCGGCACGCATCAAGACGCCATCAAGAAGGGAATGGCAGAGCATCGCGCCCGCGCCGCCGCGACGGGCATCGAGGAGCGGGAACTCGACTGGCACGTGCCGTATCTGCCGATCGACCCCACCGACCTCGGCCGCGGCTACGACGGGGTGATCCGGGTCAACTCCCAATCCGGCAAGGGCGGCATCGCCTATCTGCTGCACACCGAGTACGGCATGGACCTGCCGCGGCGCTTGCAGATCGATTTCGCCGGACACGTCCAGGGGCTCGCCGACGACACGGGGGTCGAGATCACCGCCGCCGAACTGCTCGAGCTGTTCGAGGCGATCTACTGCGAGGACCAGTCGTGGCTGGACTTGAAGGAGTGGCGCACCAGCGGCGATGGTGCGGCGGCGCTCACCGAGATGACGCTGACCGTCGACGGGGTCGCCCACCATATACGCCGCCGCGGCGGCGGTCCTGTCGCGGTGCTGACCGAAGCGCTGGCCGCAGCCGGATACCCCATCGAAGTGCTCGGCCTGACCCAGCAGTCGATCGAGCGAGGCAACGACAGCGCCGCGATCACCTATCTGGAATATCGCAGCGGCGAACACACCGGATGGTCCTGCGGCCGGAGCGATTCCGTACTGGCGGCATCATTGGCCGCCGTGGTGCGTGCCGCTGGGCGCTCGGCGCGACGATGA